The segment ATCGGCACGACTTCGGCCGAAACCCCGGAGACCGTCGTCTCGACCTTCTGGACGCGCACGGCCTGAGCCGGCTTGTTGTTCGTGAAGATCACGTTGCGCGAGATCACGTCCTTGCCCGGCGTGAAGTTGCCGAACACGATCGACGCGGGCGTGACGCTGATGCGGTCGCGCACGATGCCGGAGACGCGGATCTCCATGTCGGGCTGCTTGGCCACACCGGTCTTGACGTGGACCGGCGCGTTCAGCACGCCGACGGGAGCGTTGGACTCGAGCGTGACGTGGAGCTTGTACTGCTCTCCGGCCTTTCCTTCGAGCTTCTCCTTGTCGGCGGCGGGGGAGACCTGCGCCTTGACGTACGGCTGGGAGGACTCGGCGACCGTCGGGTGGAAGTCCTTCTCGCTCGAGTAGAGGATGAGGTCCTGGCTCGCCGTGTCGCCGCGGATCGCGGAGAACCGCACGAACTCCTGCGGGGCGACCTCGACGTACGGCTTGACGATCGCCTTGATCGTCAGCGCGAGCTGGGGAGTCTCGGGATCGTTCGAGACGACGGATACCGTCTTCGTGATCGGGCCCGAGAAGTTCTTCGTGTCGACGGCCGCGGTGATCTTGCCGGTCTGCCCCGGCTTGATCGTGCGGTCGAACGACGCGACGGTGCACCCGCACGACGGGCGCGCGTCGGAGATCACGAGGTCCTGCGTCCCCGAGTTCTTCACCGTGAAGACGGCTTCGACGTGGTCGCCCTTGGCGACGGTTCCGGCGTCCTTCAGCATCGGATCGACGGAGATCTTCGGGGTGCCGACCTTGTCGGCGGCGGGGGCGGCAGCGGGGGCAGGCTTCTTCGCCGGCGCCGGCGCGGCGGCCGAGACGGGTGAAGAGCCGAGGGCGACGGCCGCGGCGAGGATCGCCGGAACGGCCGCTCGTGTCAGAAATCGGCGCATGGTTCGTCCTTTCTCGTTATGCGGGCTCAAGCAAACAAGGAAAACTAGCACCCCGGGCGTCTTTATTTCAACTTTTCGAGGAGGGCCCGGCGCGGGGAGGCCCCGGCGTACGCGATTTCGACGCCGTGAGGCAGAATGGGGCGGTGAACGGGGAAAAGCTCTATTTCATCGCTGTCGGCGGGACCGCGATGGCGCCGCTCGCGGTGCTCCTCTCCGGCCGGGGACACCGGGTGAGCGGCTCCGACACGGCGCTCTATCCGCCCATGTCCGACCTGATCGCCCGGGCGGGGATTCCCGTTCTCTCCGGTTTCCGCGCCGAGAACGTGCCGGCGGACGCCGACCGCGTCGTCATCGGCAACGCCGTGCCGCGGACGAACCCGGAAGTACAGCGCGTCCTCGAGCTCGGACTTCCGTACCTTTCCCTGCCGCAGGCGATCCGGCGCTTTCTCCTGCCGGGGAAGCATTCGGTCGTCGTGACCGGCACCCACGGGAAGACGACGACCTCGGCGCTGCTCGCCTGGATCCTGACCGACGCCGGGCGCGACCCCGGATTCCTCGTCGGCGGCGAGCTCAAGAATTTCGGAGCGGGCTTTCGCGACGGCGCCGGCCCCCATTTCCTGCTCGAGGGGGACGAGTACAACGCGGCGTTCTTCGACCGCGGGCCCAAATTCCTCCACTACGAGCCGCGGACGCTTCTCGTCAACAACGTGGAGTTCGACCACGCGGACCTCTATCCCGACGTGAAGGCCGTCGAGGACGCCTTCCGGAAGGTGATCGTGATCGTCCCGCCGGACGGTGTGGTCGTCGCCAATGGAGACGACCCGCGCGTGCGCACTCTCGCGGAAAGCGCGCGCGCTCCCGTCGTCTTCGTGTCGCTCGAAGGAGACGGGGAAGTGGACGCGGCGGACCTCGCAGTCGACGCCGGCGGGACGGAGTTCACCGTTGCCGGCCCGGGGGAGACCGTGCGCCTGCGATCCCCCCTTTTCGGCCGCCACAACGTCCGCAACGCCGCGATGGCGTACGCGGCGGCGCGGCGTCTCGGACTCTCCGCCGGCGAGATCTCGGCCGCGCTTCCGCGGTTTTCGGGGGTGAAGCGCCGTCTCGAGGTCCTCGGCACCCGAAACGGCGTCCTCTACGTCGACGACTTCGCGCACCATCCGACGGCGGTCTTCGAGACGCTCGCCGCCGCGCGGCAGCGCTGGCCCGGCCGGCGGGTGTGGGGCCTGTTCGAGCCGCGGTCGATCACGGCAGGCCGGAAGTTCTTCGAGAAGGATTACGAGCGCGCGCTCGCGGCCGCCGACTGCGTCGTCCTCGCGCCGGTCTTCCACGCGGGCCGATTCACTCCCGACCAGCTGATCGACCGCGAAGCGGTGCGGCGAGCTCTCTCGGCGCTCGGACGGCGCGTGTTCCTGCCCGAACGGGTCGAGGAGATCGAGCCCATCCTCGAGCGCGAAGCGCGCCCCGACGACGTCGTCCTGCTGATGTCCTCGGGCGACCTGGCGGGCCTGCGCCGGCGCATTTCCGACGATACCGGGCGAGCCACCTGACGAAATGGTGCGGCCGATTCGGGAATAGAAACCGAGCTGTTTGACAGCTAACGGGTTGCGCTGGCACTCTTTTGGCATGCTCCTTCCAACCTCCTGACGGTGTGAGGTTTCGGCCCCCGCCTCGATGAATAAGTGGGGTCTGTGCAATGTAGGAGGTGTCTTTTGAAGAAGAATTGGATGGCTCTCTCGGCGGCGGCGATCTTCGCCGTGGCCTACACGGCGTCGGCGCAGACGGGCAGCACGGCCGACACGAACAAGACGATGGCCCAGAAGACCGAGACCAAGCATACCGGTCCCGGACCGAACACCAAGAGCAAGGGGAAGACGGTTATCGGCACCGTCAAGGAGCTCGACGCCGGCAAGAAGATCACCGTGACCGGCCCGAAGAACAAGGACTACAGTTTCGACCTCAGCGCCAGCGATACGACCGCCAACGTCGATCCGGCCGTCGCCGTCGGCAACAAGGTCAAGGTCCACGAGGCGACCGATGACGCGGGCAAGAAGACCGTGACGGTCTCTCCGTACACCGGCAAGACGATGATGCATCACAAGAAGATGATGAAGAAGTCGACCGAGCCCAAGGAAGCTCCGCCGGCCACGAAGTAACGACATTCTCTTCGTCGAATCGAGGCGCCCCCTCCGGGGCGCCTTTTTTTTTCCCGTCGCGGGAGCTGGCTCGGGGACCGATAGCGCGTGGCGGCGCCGCGGCTCGTCGAACGAGCGACTCGACCGCGGCGCCGCCACCCCCTCGCCGACGCTCCCGCTCCCGCATCGCGGGACCTCCGCTCGGTTACTTCGCGGAGGGTCCCCCGCGATGCGAAGAGCCCGAAAGTGTCATGAGTGGCGCTCAGTTGCCAACGAGTCCCTCTCCGGCGTCGAAGGGCGCGACGGTTACTCGAAGGGCTTGGCGACCGCTTCCGGCGACGCCGCGCTCTCGTTCCCGCTCTTGTCGACGGCGCGGACGGTGTAGCGGTAGGTCCCTCCCGGCGAGACCGTCGCGTCGTCGAACTCCGGGCGGTCGGGCGGCGCGGTGCCGACGAGCGAAAGCGCGCCGCCGTTCTCCGTGCGCCAGATCCGGTATTCGGCGAGGTCCTTCGCTTCGACCGGGTCCCATGAGAGACGGACGCGGCGCTCTTCGGGCAGCGCGTCGACCCGTGCGACGCGGGGCGGCGGAAAGACGTCCCGGTAGTCGACCCCGAACTGGACGGCGGGGGGGCCTTCCGCCTTTGCGCGGTCCTTCGCGATGGCCGTCACCGTGTAGACGTACGCCGATCCGTACGCGGCGGTCGTGTCGGCGAGCTCGGGCGCCGAAACCGGGTCGGCGTTCAAGGGAGCGCCGTAATCGGGGTCGGCGAGAAGCCGCCGGTACACGCGATAGCCGGCGATCTCGACGGGCGCTCCGGAGAGGTCCTTCTCCGGCGGCTTCCACGTCAGGCAAATGCGCTTTTCCTCGGCCTCGGCCAGGAGGTCCGCCGGCGCGGCGGGAGGAACCGCCGGAACGAGTGTGGCGATGTTCGAGATCTCGCTCCGCTCGCCGTTTCGGCGCACGGCGACGACCGCCCACCCGAGGGTCGGTGGATGCGGGAGCGCGAGGAACGGCCGCAGATCGTCGCGCCAGACGATCCGGCTTCCGCGGGTCGCCGCGGAGAAGAAGTCGGAAGGAATCGCCGCGGCGCGATGGGACGCGGAGAGGATCTGATCCTCGCGCCGGCGCTCCGCCTCGGCGCGCCGGCGCTCGCCCGAGATCGGCGCGCGGTCGGAGCGCGCGCCCGCCGCGACCGCCGGCGAAGTGAAGGCCGGCGAGGGGTTCTCCATCCGGTAGACGTCGATCTCGACCAGGTCCCGCAGCGGCGCGCCGTCGACGCGCTGGGAGGGGAACGTGAACGAGATCTCGACGGACTCCCCCTGCTGCTCGGCGGCGAGGTCGTGCGTGCGCGCGGGACGGGTCGGGAGCGGCGGGAGCGGGTCTCCCTTCTTCCCGCATCCGCCCGCGGCGACGGCGATGAGAAGGATCCCCGCGGCGCGACGGATCACAGGACGTAGCGGGAGAGGTCTTCGTTGCGGGCGAGGTCGGCGACCCGCTCGCGGACCATCGCCGCGTCGATGGACAGCGTCTTGCCCGAGAGCTCCGGGCCCTCGAACGAGACCTCCTCGAGGAGCCTCTCGAGGATCGTGTGGAGCCGGCGCGCGCCGATGTTTTCGAGCTGCCGGTTGACGCGCTCGGCCCATTTGGCGATCTCGGCGACGGCGTCGTCGGTGAACTCGAGCACGACCCCCTCGGCCGAGAGGAGCGCCCGGTACTGCTTCGTCAGCGCGTTCTCCGGCTCCGTCAGGATCCGCACGAAGTCCCCCTCGGAGAGGGAGTCGAGCTCGACGCGGATCGGAAATCTTCCCTGGAGCTCGGGAATCAGGTCCGAGGGCTTGGCGACGTGGAACGCGCCGGCGGCGATGAAGAGGACGTGGTCGGTGCGCACCATCCCGTGCTTGGTATGCACCTGCGTTCCCTCGACGATCGGCAGCAGGTCGCGCTGGACCCCTTCCCGCGACACGTCCGGCCCGCCGCGGCTCCCTTCGCGTCCCGCGACCTTGTCGATCTCGTCGAGGAAGACGATCCCCGCCGACTCGGCGCGGGCGACCGCCTCGCGGGAGAGCTGCTGCGGGTCGATCAGCCGCGACTCCTCCTCGCTCCGCAGGATCTGGCGCGCTTCGGAGACCGGGCAGGAGCGGTTCTTCTTCTTCCCGCCGAAGATGTTCGGGAGCATGTCCTTCAACGACACGTCCATCTCCTCGGCGCCCTGGTTGGTGAGAATCTGGAACGACGGAAACGCCTGCTCGGTCACCTCGACGTCGATCATCCGGTCCTCGAGCTTCCCTTCGCGAAGGAGCGCGCGGAGCTTGCGCCGGGTCTCCTCGGCTTCGGCGGGGGCGAGCTTGGGCAGGAGGAGGTCGAGCAGGCGTTCTTCCGTCCGCGCCTCTGCCTGCGCCGCGATCTCGCGCGTCTTCTCCTCGCGCACGAGCCCGACGGCCACCTCCGTCAGGTCGCGGACGATCGATTCGACGTCGCGTCCGACGTAGCCGACCTCGGTGAATTTCGACGCCTCGATCTTCAGGAAGGGCGCCCTCGCGAGACGGGCGAGGCGGCGCGCGATCTCGGTCTTGCCGACGCCGGTCGGCCCCATCATCAGGATGTTCTTCGGGAGGATCTCGCGCGCGACCTCCGGCGGCAGGCGCAGGCGGCGCCAGCGGTTCCGGAGCGCGACCGCGACCGCGCGCTTGGCCTTGTCCTGCCCGACGATGAACTTGTCGAGCTCGGCGACGATCTGGCGCGGCGTGAGGTCTCCGCCGTCCGCTTTCGCGGCCTCGGTTTTCGCCGACTCGGCGAGGTCGCCCGGCATCAGGAAGACCACGATCAGCAGCCCGCACTATTCATTACAGCTCTTCGACCTTGATGCGGTCGTTCGTGTAGATGTCGATCCCGGCGGCGATCGTCAGCGCCTCGCGCGCGAGCTCCGGAGCCGGCAGCGTCGTGTGCTTGAGGAGCGCGCGGGCGGCCGCGAGAGCGTACGGACCGCCGGAGCCGATCGCCAGCAGCCCTTCGTCGGGGGAGATCAGGTCGCCGGTGCCCGAGATGAGGAGGGACAGCTCCTTGTCCGCGACGATCAAGAGCGCCTCGAGCTGCCGCAGGATCTTGTCCGTTCGCCAGTCGCGGGCGAGCTCGATCGCGGAGCGCTCGAGGTTCCCGCGGTGCTCGTCCAGCTTCGCCTCGAATTTCGAGAAGAGGGCGAAGGCGTCGGCGGAGGTGCCCGCAAACCCCGCGAGCACCCTTCCCTCGTAGAGCCGGCGGATCTTCGCCGCGCCGGTCTTCATCACCGTCGTTCCCATCGTGACCTGGCCGTCGCCGGCGATCGCGACCCGGCCGTCGCGGCGGACGCAGAGGACCGTCGTGGAGCGCATCTGGCGGGATTTCATGGACGCCATCGAAAAACTCTAGCACGCGACACGTCGGCCGGTCGCGCTCGCGCTGACGCGCTGGAACGCGCCGGCCTCCCACGTCGCGGACCTCCTCCGCTTCGGTTACTCGCGGAGACTTTCCGCGACGTGTCCTCCGCGGCTCGCCTGCTCGGCTCGACCGCTACGGGGCCCGACGGGAAAAGCACGGCGGCGGCTCGCGATGACTCCGCTCGACCGCCGCGAATGAGGATCAAACGCCCGATCGGAACGGCCACGACCGGTCGCGCCTGGCGGCCGCGAGACCGTGCGTCCTGAGTTTCTCTTGTCAATCCCGTGTGCGCCGGAATCCAGAGCTCTGGGTCCCCGCTCCCCGCTTTCGCGGGGACAAGCTTTGCGGGGACGACCGCGTCGCGGTCGCTCACCGCGATCTCGTCGGCTCCCCGCATCCCGCCGGGCTCGCGCCTCGCCGCGCCTCGCCGTTGTCATAACTGATCGCCGGAGGTCTTCGATTCGCGGCGTTGCGGCGCGGCGACTTGTCGCGCCGAAGCCCTCCGAAGCCTTGGCGAAGGAGGGCGGAGGCGGATGCATCCGTCGCGGGAGCTTGCTCGGGGGACGGGAGCGCGTGGCGGCGGCGCAGCTCGTCGAATCTCCCTCATCCGGCGGCCTACGGCCGCCACCTTCTCCCGGCGGGAGAAGTCGCGCGGAGGCGTCGCTTCGCGACGCAGCCTTGTGTCGACTCGACCGCGCCCGCCGCCACCCCCTCGCCGCGCTCTCGCTCCCGCATCGCGGGAATTTCGGCTCGGTGACTTCACCGAAATTCACCGCGATGCGATGGGCCCGACGAAGCGAGCCCGCAGGCTCGGTCGGCACCGTCTGCCTTCCTCGCCCTTCGCGGTTACCGTCGACGACCCGCCCTCTGATCCGGCCCGCTCCGGCGACGACGCCCGTGCTATCGTGCGCGGGTTTTGATCGGACATCTCGTCGCTCTCGTCTCGCGGTTCATCCTGGCCACGATCCAGTCGGGGGGCTACGCCGGCGTCGCGGGTCTCATGGCGATCGAGTCCGCCTGCATCCCCCTCCCGTCCGAGCTGATCATGCCGTTTGCCGGATTCCTCGCCTCGCAGGGGCGTTTTTCCGTCGGATGGCTCGGCTTCTTCGGGGCGGTCGGCTGCGTCGTCGGTTCGATCCCGGCCTACTACCTCGGGCTCTATGGGGGGCGGCCGCTCATCGAAAAATACGGCAAGTGGGTGCTCCTCTCGCACCACGATCTCGACCTCGCCGACCGGCTCTTCCAGCGCCACGGCGAGCCGGTCGTCTTCGTCGCCCGCCTTCTTCCCGTCATCCGCACGTTCATCGCTTTTCCCGCCGGGGTCTCGCGGATGGACATGCGCCGCTTCGTCCTCTACACGTTTTCGGGATCGCTTCCCTGGTGCCTCGGGCTCGCGTGGATCGGGTCGAAGCTCGGCGAGCACTGGACGGTGCTGGGCGCGTACTTTCACAAGTTCGACGCGGCGATCGGCGTGATGATTCTCGCGGGGTTCGCTCTCTTCGTCTGGCGACACCTTCGGCGGCAGTAGGGCGCGGCGATACATCGAGCCGGACGGGCGCGTGCCGCCCGCGTGACCCTCCGACGTACGCTCTCGGTACGCCTGCGGGTCCCGCGGAGCGGCCCGCATCCCGTCCACCTTCGCCAAGGCTACGGCGGATCGTGTCAACAACGGTGCTTGCGGCTCAGGGGCCCGTCGAAACGATTAATCCGCCATAGCTCGTAGAGCGGCGGCGATCGGGCTCGCGTCTCACCGCGCTTGAAGCCGGGAGGATTTTTCCCGTGCGCCGACAGAGGGAGCTTCCGCACGCGGGATAAACTCGAATCGTGGCGGAAAAGCGGCCCCTGTTGTATCTCGTCGACGGCTCCAACGCGCTCCACCGCGCGTTCCACGCGATCCGTTCGCTCAACAACTCGAAGGGCTTCCCGACCAACGCGATCTACGGATTCGCGGCGATCCTGAGGAAGCTCGTTCGCGAGCACAAGCCGTCGCACGTCGGAATCGCGTTCGACATCTCGGAATCGACCGCCCGGAAGGAGGCCTACGCCGACTACAAGGCCCAGAGGAAGCCGATGGCGGACGACCTCGCCGTGCAGATCCCGTACATCCGCCGGCTCTGCGAGGCGTTCCGCATGCCGATCCTGGAGCTCCACGGCTTCGAGGCCGACGACGTGATCGCGACCCTCGCGATGAAGGCGGCGGCGCAGGGGATCGACGTCGTGCTCTTCACGACCGACAAGGACTTTCTGCAGCTCGTCGGGCCGCGAGTCCGCATGTACCAGGCGATGCGCGAAAAGATGCTCGATGCCGGCGGGGTCGAGGAGTTCTTCGGCGTGCCGCCCGAGCGGGTCGGAGACGTGCTCGCGATCATGGGAGACGCCTCCGACAACGTCCCGGGCGTGGCCGGCATCGGCGAGGTCGGCGCGAAGAAGCTCGTCCAGCAGTACGGCTCTCTCGAGAACGTCCTCGCGCACGCGTCGGAGATCACGGCGAAGAAGACGCGCGAGGCGCTCGCCGCGGGCGCCGAGAACGCGCGCCTGTCGCGGCGGCTCGTCGAGCTCGAGCGCAGCCTCCCGGTCGAGCTCGACATGGAAGCGCTGCGGCTCGATCCCGCGGACCCGGAGAAGCTGAAGGCGCTCTACTCCGAGCTCGAGTTCCATTCCCTCGTCGAGGAGCTCGAGTCGGCGGCGCCGGGCTCGGTCGAGGACGTCGCGTTCCGGAAGCTCGCGGCGGGGGAGCCGTTCACGCCGTCGGCCGCGGCTGAATGGCTCGGCGTCTCGGTCGTCGGGTTGAGCGGCCCCTCGGCCGCCGCGCCGTCCGGCCCGGGGGACGCGACGCTGCCGCTCGAGAGCGGACCCGCGAAGATACCGGCCGACGGGCGGTATCTCTTCGCGCTCTCCGACGGGGCGGAGACGGCCGTCGGCGAAGAGACCGGAAACGAGCTCGCCGCGAGGCTCGCGGCGCTCCGCGGCGTCGCGTGGGTCTCTCCCGACGCGAAGGGTATCGACGCATTCCTGCTGCGGCACGGCATCGACGATCCGCCCGCGATCTTCGACCCGTGCGTCGCGCGGTACGTGCTCGCCTGCGGGACGTCGAATCCCGAGTTCGAGGCGATCGCGCTCGACCTCTTCCGGCGAAAGGCGGCCACCGCGAAGGAGGCGGGAATTCCCGGCGGGACGATCGAGACCGCCGGACGCTGGGCGGCCGAGCGCGCCCGATGGGCCCTCGAGATGCGCGAGAAGCTCGGCGGGGAGCTCGCCGAGAAGCCGAACCTCCGGCGCGTCTTCGAGACGATCGAGACGCCGCTCACTCCGGTGCTCGCGCGGATGGAAGCGGCGGGAATTCTCGTCGACGTCCCGTATCTGCGGGCGCTGTCGGAGCGGATGGCGGCCGACGTCGCGCGCCTCGAATCGGAGATCTTCTCGGAGGCGGGCGAGGCCTTCAACGTCGCCTCGCCGCCGCAGCTTTCCCGGATCCTCTTCGAGAAGCTGAACCTTCCGACGGGGAGGAAGACCGCGAAGACGAAGTCGTTCTCGACCGGCGTCGAGACGCTCCAGACGCTGGCCTCCCAGGGGTACCGCATCGCGTCGCTCCTGATGGAGCACCGCGAGATCTCGAAGCTCAAGGGGACCTACGCGGACGCCCTGCCCCAGCTCGTCGACGCCGGGAACCGCATCCACGCGAAGTTCAACCAGACGGTCGCCGCGACCGGACGGCTGTCGTCGTCCGACCCGAACCTGCAGAACATCCCGATCCGGACCGGGGCGGGACGCGAGATCCGCCGCGGCTTCATCGCGCCGGAAGGACGCCGCCTGCTCGCCGCCGACTACTCGCAGATCGAGCTGCGCATCCTCGCGCACGTCTCCGGCGACGCCGCGATGATCCAGGCGTTCGCCGAGGGACAGGACGTCCACCGCGCGACGGCGGCGAAGGTCTTCAACGTCTCCCCGGACCTCGTCACGCTCGAGATGCGGATCGCGGCCAAGAGGATCAACTTCGGGCTGCTGTACGGGATGGGGGCGTTCTCCCTCGCCAAGGACCTCGGGGTGCCGACGGGAGAGGCGAAGGAATTCATCGAAGCCTACTTCGCGCAGTTTCCCGGCGTCCGCGCGACGCTGGAGGGAGTCGTCGCCGGGGCGCGCGAGAACGGCTGCGTGACGACGATCTTCGGCCGCGAGCGCCCGATCCCGGAGATCCGGTCGAGCAACGGAATGGTGCGCGCCAACGCCGAGCGCATGGCGCAGAACGCGCCGTTCCAGGGCTCCGCGGCCGACATCGTCAAGCTCGCGATGATCGCGGTCGACCGCGGCCTGCGGGAGGGGAAGATGGGGACGCGCATGCTCCTCCAGGTGCACGACGAGCTCCTGTTCGAAGTGCCGGAGGAAGAGCTCGACCGGGCCCGGGCGCGCATCGTCGCGGAGATGGAGAGCGCGGCCGCGCTGGCGGTGCCGCTCAAGGTCGACGTCGGGGTGGGTCGCAATTGGCTGGAAGCCAAATAGGTCCGGTAGATCAGGCGCGTACCATACGCGCCGTTATACGGGCCCGTGCGGCTTGCCCGCGGGCTTAACGTACGCCCCGGTACGCCGCACCCGCGGGCCAAGCCGCCCGAGCCCGTCTTCCAACGCGTCTGGCCGCGCCTCGGCGTGGTGTCAACAGGGTCATCTCCGCCATCGCGAGCGCGGCGAATCGATCTGCAAGACGACTTCGTCCGGTTCGCGGCCGCGTCGTCGGCTTAGCTGAACGTTCGATGAAGGCTGAGCGAAATTCGGT is part of the Thermoanaerobaculia bacterium genome and harbors:
- a CDS encoding DUF1573 domain-containing protein — its product is MRRFLTRAAVPAILAAAVALGSSPVSAAAPAPAKKPAPAAAPAADKVGTPKISVDPMLKDAGTVAKGDHVEAVFTVKNSGTQDLVISDARPSCGCTVASFDRTIKPGQTGKITAAVDTKNFSGPITKTVSVVSNDPETPQLALTIKAIVKPYVEVAPQEFVRFSAIRGDTASQDLILYSSEKDFHPTVAESSQPYVKAQVSPAADKEKLEGKAGEQYKLHVTLESNAPVGVLNAPVHVKTGVAKQPDMEIRVSGIVRDRISVTPASIVFGNFTPGKDVISRNVIFTNNKPAQAVRVQKVETTVSGVSAEVVPMTEGVNYTIVLKPKTDLKKGEFSGMLKIYTSDKERPEIDVPLTGNVL
- a CDS encoding Mur ligase family protein; this translates as MNGEKLYFIAVGGTAMAPLAVLLSGRGHRVSGSDTALYPPMSDLIARAGIPVLSGFRAENVPADADRVVIGNAVPRTNPEVQRVLELGLPYLSLPQAIRRFLLPGKHSVVVTGTHGKTTTSALLAWILTDAGRDPGFLVGGELKNFGAGFRDGAGPHFLLEGDEYNAAFFDRGPKFLHYEPRTLLVNNVEFDHADLYPDVKAVEDAFRKVIVIVPPDGVVVANGDDPRVRTLAESARAPVVFVSLEGDGEVDAADLAVDAGGTEFTVAGPGETVRLRSPLFGRHNVRNAAMAYAAARRLGLSAGEISAALPRFSGVKRRLEVLGTRNGVLYVDDFAHHPTAVFETLAAARQRWPGRRVWGLFEPRSITAGRKFFEKDYERALAAADCVVLAPVFHAGRFTPDQLIDREAVRRALSALGRRVFLPERVEEIEPILEREARPDDVVLLMSSGDLAGLRRRISDDTGRAT
- the hslU gene encoding ATP-dependent protease ATPase subunit HslU; protein product: MPGDLAESAKTEAAKADGGDLTPRQIVAELDKFIVGQDKAKRAVAVALRNRWRRLRLPPEVAREILPKNILMMGPTGVGKTEIARRLARLARAPFLKIEASKFTEVGYVGRDVESIVRDLTEVAVGLVREEKTREIAAQAEARTEERLLDLLLPKLAPAEAEETRRKLRALLREGKLEDRMIDVEVTEQAFPSFQILTNQGAEEMDVSLKDMLPNIFGGKKKNRSCPVSEARQILRSEEESRLIDPQQLSREAVARAESAGIVFLDEIDKVAGREGSRGGPDVSREGVQRDLLPIVEGTQVHTKHGMVRTDHVLFIAAGAFHVAKPSDLIPELQGRFPIRVELDSLSEGDFVRILTEPENALTKQYRALLSAEGVVLEFTDDAVAEIAKWAERVNRQLENIGARRLHTILERLLEEVSFEGPELSGKTLSIDAAMVRERVADLARNEDLSRYVL
- the hslV gene encoding ATP-dependent protease subunit HslV, which translates into the protein MKSRQMRSTTVLCVRRDGRVAIAGDGQVTMGTTVMKTGAAKIRRLYEGRVLAGFAGTSADAFALFSKFEAKLDEHRGNLERSAIELARDWRTDKILRQLEALLIVADKELSLLISGTGDLISPDEGLLAIGSGGPYALAAARALLKHTTLPAPELAREALTIAAGIDIYTNDRIKVEEL
- a CDS encoding DedA family protein; this translates as MIGHLVALVSRFILATIQSGGYAGVAGLMAIESACIPLPSELIMPFAGFLASQGRFSVGWLGFFGAVGCVVGSIPAYYLGLYGGRPLIEKYGKWVLLSHHDLDLADRLFQRHGEPVVFVARLLPVIRTFIAFPAGVSRMDMRRFVLYTFSGSLPWCLGLAWIGSKLGEHWTVLGAYFHKFDAAIGVMILAGFALFVWRHLRRQ
- the polA gene encoding DNA polymerase I — translated: MAEKRPLLYLVDGSNALHRAFHAIRSLNNSKGFPTNAIYGFAAILRKLVREHKPSHVGIAFDISESTARKEAYADYKAQRKPMADDLAVQIPYIRRLCEAFRMPILELHGFEADDVIATLAMKAAAQGIDVVLFTTDKDFLQLVGPRVRMYQAMREKMLDAGGVEEFFGVPPERVGDVLAIMGDASDNVPGVAGIGEVGAKKLVQQYGSLENVLAHASEITAKKTREALAAGAENARLSRRLVELERSLPVELDMEALRLDPADPEKLKALYSELEFHSLVEELESAAPGSVEDVAFRKLAAGEPFTPSAAAEWLGVSVVGLSGPSAAAPSGPGDATLPLESGPAKIPADGRYLFALSDGAETAVGEETGNELAARLAALRGVAWVSPDAKGIDAFLLRHGIDDPPAIFDPCVARYVLACGTSNPEFEAIALDLFRRKAATAKEAGIPGGTIETAGRWAAERARWALEMREKLGGELAEKPNLRRVFETIETPLTPVLARMEAAGILVDVPYLRALSERMAADVARLESEIFSEAGEAFNVASPPQLSRILFEKLNLPTGRKTAKTKSFSTGVETLQTLASQGYRIASLLMEHREISKLKGTYADALPQLVDAGNRIHAKFNQTVAATGRLSSSDPNLQNIPIRTGAGREIRRGFIAPEGRRLLAADYSQIELRILAHVSGDAAMIQAFAEGQDVHRATAAKVFNVSPDLVTLEMRIAAKRINFGLLYGMGAFSLAKDLGVPTGEAKEFIEAYFAQFPGVRATLEGVVAGARENGCVTTIFGRERPIPEIRSSNGMVRANAERMAQNAPFQGSAADIVKLAMIAVDRGLREGKMGTRMLLQVHDELLFEVPEEELDRARARIVAEMESAAALAVPLKVDVGVGRNWLEAK